The nucleotide window TGGACCGGCCTCCGCACTCCGGTTACTACGGCCAGGCATGAACGTAGAAGTAATTGTGACTACACGGTAGCAGAAGACTCCGGACCATAGCCAACCGCAGCGCCAAAGAACTCACCAGGGTATTTCTATCTGAAACGGTTATACGAAATAAAAAAGGGAGATACCATTTACCGGTATCTCCCTTTCAATACGTTTCTACTCCTTACTGGTGTCTTTTAACATCATTAAACTGCCATAACACATTCACGATCTTCCACTCGTTGTTGAGTTTCGCCAGGTGCATGTAATCAATCCAGTCATCAGCATACAACTTTACAGAAGCTGTATTGGAACTGACGTCCAGCAACACCACCTCTTTCCGGGGAGTGGCCAGAAACTTGTCACCCTTAACGTTGTAGGAGGCCGCCAGCAGCACCATTTCATCGGCATGCGATTCACGCAGATACTCTTTTGACTGTCGGGGATACTTCCAGAAAGTACGTTTTACCAACCGCGGATGCAGACATCTGGCCATCTGTGCGGAGTCCGGCTTGTGTTGGGATTCAATGTAGTCCAGCGCTGCCTGCCGGATAGCGAGCGAATCAGCTTTAGTTTGGGCATAAGAGGTGAACACACCGCCCAGTAATAGAACGAGGATACTTGCTACAGTCTTGTTCATAAGCATATCAGTTGATACCAGCAAGGTATTAATGAAGCTGCATATGATGGCTACCGTTCATATAAATGCCACTATTGTTTCTTCACCACCCGAAGCCCCAGATTACTAAAGGAGGCGCCACGTTTTACACGTCCGATATCTACGGAGTTAAAGAAGCTGCAGGAGTTTTTGCTGCACCACCAGGAGCCACCGCGGGCATGCACTACACGGCTGTTTTTTTCATCGGTGGACACACGGCCTTCGCAGAATTCGAAGATATTGCCGTATATATCGTACAGTCCCCAGGGATTGGGCTTAAAACTGGCTACTGGAGCGGTATACATATACTGATCGCTGCTATCGGCATTAAGATGGTCGCGGCCATGCCATACATTAGCATAGGTGGATATCTGCGATAGATCATCTCCCCAAAAATAGGTAGTGCTGGCGCCTGCACGGGAAGCGATCTCCCATTCATCGAGGGTGGGCAGTCTTACGCCGGCCCACTGGCAATAGGCGATGGCGTCGCGGTAACTGATGCAGGTCACTGGATGATTCATCTTACTGGTGATATCACCCCGGCTGATGCCATTGGGATAACGCCAGTAAGCGGTACTATCTTCCAGCCAGCGAAATTCGCGAAGACCAGGTTC belongs to Chitinophaga sp. HK235 and includes:
- a CDS encoding SUMF1/EgtB/PvdO family nonheme iron enzyme produces the protein MKTFLKYCLQHITPVLLMLAGVNAVKGQSPAFVHVPAGEYRVGKKDYPMNPLRTVHTNGFDIAATELTNTDFEKFVQATGYITDAERLKNALVFEPGLREFRWLEDSTAYWRYPNGISRGDITSKMNHPVTCISYRDAIAYCQWAGVRLPTLDEWEIASRAGASTTYFWGDDLSQISTYANVWHGRDHLNADSSDQYMYTAPVASFKPNPWGLYDIYGNIFEFCEGRVSTDEKNSRVVHARGGSWWCSKNSCSFFNSVDIGRVKRGASFSNLGLRVVKKQ
- a CDS encoding nuclear transport factor 2 family protein, producing MNKTVASILVLLLGGVFTSYAQTKADSLAIRQAALDYIESQHKPDSAQMARCLHPRLVKRTFWKYPRQSKEYLRESHADEMVLLAASYNVKGDKFLATPRKEVVLLDVSSNTASVKLYADDWIDYMHLAKLNNEWKIVNVLWQFNDVKRHQ